A single window of Plasmodium malariae genome assembly, chromosome: 8 DNA harbors:
- the PmUG01_08032800 gene encoding conserved Plasmodium protein, unknown function gives MPVSFCVYNVAGYNEKLNTILYREPILTNKNYESKYIIFFPGDYSNFFRNSIYTSFKLQSTYECTDYCYSYEALFWVISSKYLYDHIVFIKPSTFSNYFSTFSNFLNSSDISLSTNAKNVHANSANDREGNISRTSKNSYQTNEESYTNNKTTQAQSTKHLLCLLLSLNKTLLGSQKKGTTISCNCSQMRDANMIGQQSTISESDIVSDTQICKNTDEEETRTSKNNIEEKPCNECNNINRKEGIKGKLILIGFSKGCTVLFSLLREAKEKFFFWSLIDSLYFLDPSFNKNIYNTNIENSALENLSQYNIKIYIHSTPRQIVDESGLYIHKELTNFLKLLRLFRICTFPYIHYTNVQKVVNPLCMHFEILIDFSEDIEKEADEHTPLLLCSKELNINFCQSKKTKISDFFFEKWKRNSL, from the coding sequence ATGCCGGTAAGTTTTTGTGTGTATAATGTGGCAGGATATAATGAGAAGCTTAACACGATATTATATAGGGAACCCATTTTaacgaataaaaattatgagagtaaatatattatattttttcctggggattattcaaattttttcaGGAATTCTATATACACATCTTTTAAGTTACAATCAACATACGAATGTACCGATTACTGTTACAGTTATGAGGCCCTGTTTTGGGTTATATCCTCGAAGTATTTATATGATCATATAGTATTTATTAAACCTAGTACTTTTTCGAATTATTTTTCGAccttttcaaattttttaaattcatctGATATATCTCTGAGCACAAATGCGAAAAATGTACATGCAAACAGTGCAAATGACCGAGAGGGAAACATAAGCAGGACTAGCAAAAACTCGTACCAAACGAACGAGGAGAGTTATACTAACAACAAGACTACACAAGCGCAAAGTACAAAACATTTATTGTGTTTACTACTGTcgttaaataaaacattgtTAGGAAGTCAAAAAAAAGGCACAACAATTTCGTGTAATTGTTCCCAGATGAGAGATGCAAATATGATAGGACAACAGAGCACGATCAGTGAAAGCGACATAGTGAGTGATACCCAAATTTGCAAAAACACTGATGAAGAAGAAACGAGAACAAGCAAAAATAACATTGAAGAAAAACCTTGTAACGAGTGTAACAATATAAATCGGAAAGAAGGGATAAAGGGAAAACTAATTTTAATTGGATTTAGTAAAGGATGCAcagttttattttctctacTAAGAGAAGCTAaagaaaaattctttttttggtCCTTGATTGActctctttattttttagatcctagttttaataaaaatatttacaatacGAATATTGAAAATAGTGCGTTAGAGAACTTATCacaatacaatataaaaatatatattcattctACTCCTCGTCAGATCGTCGATGAGAGCGGTCTATACATCCATAAGGAGTTAacaaattttcttaaattattaaGACTCTTTCGTATATGTACGtttccatatatacattatacaaACGTCCAAAAGGTAGTTAATCCTCTTTGTATGCACTTTGAAATTTTAATTGATTTTTCCGAGGATATAGAGAAAGAAGCAGATGAACATACCCCCCTGTTACTATGTAGCAAAGAATTGAATATCAATTTTTGCCAAAGTAAAAAAACCAAGATCtctgatttttttttcgaaaaatGGAAGAGAAATTCGCTCTAG
- the PmUG01_08032900 gene encoding conserved Plasmodium protein, unknown function yields MNNFDHRHSYLDDAVNILKLHLNYSKKDSLKLVKKKGNIDSSNNRAKCELLLLFNSEKIYLNVNAIKKEKKKKKKKKKMDVGNPEDVYEYDDEYTEEDKDFSEYLENPYLIKKEIKFFFKKVKSFILSFISGKDNEEEEKKNSNAKKFIEKYDINDRKKVTNKDEKILHIIENGTTKWKINNIMMVKKKRKNADKDKKEEGGKKEYNDKSIYSFNNLYNNYFRYSYEICPIYGNPTHSSYYYKYENKEKTFNETQQIIGKIMLCAFFFSTFLAIKRICIYKNSYSSLNFVKNFVLNNKELCNIVGNNQIQILSISGVHEKNYINSKTFFQAKEKQGVVQITATKNNIDTTFFVLHAKVLLNSETVELKGK; encoded by the coding sequence atgaacaactTTGATCATCGGCATTCGTATCTAGACGATGCagtaaacattttaaaattacatttaaattattcaaaaaaagatAGTCTTAAACtagtaaaaaagaaagggaATATAGACTCATCTAACAATAGAGCTAAATGTGAATTGTTGCTATTATTTAACAGTGAgaaaatatatcttaatGTAAATGccataaaaaaggaaaaaaaaaaaaaaaaaaaaaaaaaaaaaatggacgTAGGTAACCCAGAAGATGTTTACGAGTATGATGATGAGTACACTGAAGAAGATAAAGACTTCTCggaatatttagaaaatccatacttaataaaaaaagaaataaaatttttttttaaaaaagtaaaatcaTTCATTTTGTCGTTCATTTCGGGTAAAGataatgaagaagaagaaaaaaaaaattccaacgcaaaaaaatttattgaaaagTATGACATAAATGATCGAAAAAAAGTGACTaataaagatgaaaaaattcTTCATATTATTGAAAATGGGACcacaaaatggaaaataaacaACATAATGATGGTTaagaaaaagaggaaaaatgCTGATAAGGACAAAAAAGAGGAGGgaggaaaaaaagagtatAACGATAAATCCATATATAGTTTTAATAACCTATATAATAACTACTTTCGTTATAGCTACGAAATATGCCCTATATATGGAAATCCTACACACAGctcttattattataaatatgaaaataaagaaaaaacatttaatgAAACACAACAAATTATAGGAAAAATTATGTTGTgtgcatttttcttttccacttttttagccattaaaagaatatgcatatataaaaactcCTATTCAAGTTTAAATTTTGtgaaaaattttgtattaaataataaagaactTTGCAATATTGTAGGTAATAAccaaatacaaatattaagTATTTCTGGAGTACacgaaaaaaattatatcaataGCAAAACATTTTTTCAGGCAAAGGAAAAACAAGGTGTCGTACAAATAACCGCCacgaaaaataatattgacACAACATTCTTCGTACTCCATGCTAAAGTTTTGCTGAACAGCGAAACGGTTGAGTTAAAAGGGAAGTAG